In a single window of the Bacteroidota bacterium genome:
- a CDS encoding MFS transporter, protein MNTSIKSTYMSMTPEVAKKFKYWQTRTIIFSMMGYAMFYFVRKNLSVAMPAMEADLGITKAELGLFLTLHGLIYGVSKFLNGFLGDRLNARYFMITGLILSSACNIIFGFSSAVVVFGIVWMFNGWFQGMGFPPCVRLLTHWIHPKELATKMSVWNTSHSIGAGLVVIICGYVVSLGWRWCFFFPSIIALAGAVALWFGLRDVPSSVGLPEINVKGTEEEAVEHKETSREFKEFVRKKVFMNPYMWVIAIANFFVYVIRYAVLDWGPTMLSEWKHISISNAGWMVAAFEVSGILGMLVAGRVTDKYFGGRGPRVCVFCMILASVFVALLWLLPSPPIWMATMILMAAGFSIYGPQALVGIAAANLATKRAASSAAGFTGLFGYASTLVSGWGLGLLVDKCGWDYALAALIGAGLIGTVVFLMAWKAKANGYED, encoded by the coding sequence ATGAATACTAGCATCAAAAGTACCTATATGTCCATGACTCCTGAGGTAGCAAAGAAGTTTAAATACTGGCAGACCCGGACAATCATTTTCAGCATGATGGGCTATGCCATGTTTTATTTTGTACGGAAGAATTTAAGTGTGGCCATGCCGGCAATGGAAGCTGATTTAGGAATAACAAAAGCCGAACTGGGACTTTTCCTTACGCTTCATGGCTTAATATATGGAGTGTCAAAGTTTCTCAATGGATTTTTAGGAGACCGGCTAAACGCCCGTTATTTTATGATCACAGGATTAATCCTGTCTTCGGCCTGTAACATCATCTTTGGATTTAGCTCTGCAGTGGTTGTCTTTGGCATCGTATGGATGTTTAATGGCTGGTTTCAGGGGATGGGATTTCCTCCCTGTGTCCGTCTGTTGACCCATTGGATTCACCCCAAGGAATTAGCTACCAAAATGTCGGTTTGGAATACTTCACATTCCATTGGAGCAGGACTTGTAGTAATCATTTGTGGCTATGTCGTTTCTTTAGGTTGGAGGTGGTGTTTCTTTTTCCCTTCGATTATTGCTTTAGCCGGTGCGGTCGCCCTTTGGTTTGGTTTAAGGGATGTTCCGTCTTCAGTGGGTTTACCAGAGATTAATGTCAAGGGAACTGAGGAAGAAGCGGTTGAGCATAAAGAAACTTCCAGGGAGTTTAAAGAGTTCGTGCGCAAGAAAGTATTTATGAACCCCTATATGTGGGTTATAGCGATAGCCAATTTTTTCGTGTATGTCATTCGTTATGCTGTTTTAGACTGGGGCCCGACCATGTTGAGTGAATGGAAACATATTTCGATTAGTAATGCAGGATGGATGGTCGCAGCTTTTGAAGTATCCGGCATTTTGGGGATGCTGGTAGCAGGAAGGGTTACAGATAAATATTTTGGGGGAAGAGGTCCGAGGGTTTGTGTTTTCTGTATGATTTTGGCCTCTGTATTCGTTGCCCTTCTCTGGTTATTACCTTCTCCTCCTATTTGGATGGCCACAATGATATTAATGGCTGCAGGTTTTTCCATTTATGGCCCTCAGGCCCTAGTGGGGATTGCAGCAGCAAATTTGGCTACAAAGCGGGCTGCTTCATCTGCAGCTGGATTTACCGGTTTATTTGGTTATGCAAGTACTTTGGTTTCAGGATGGGGATTAGGACTTTTAGTTGATAAATGCGGTTGGGATTACGCTTTGGCTGCATTGATTGGAGCTGGTCTTATAGGAACTGTTGTATTTCTGATGGCTTGGAAGGCTAAAGCTAATGGATATGAAGATTAA
- a CDS encoding glycerol-3-phosphate dehydrogenase/oxidase produces the protein MKRSELLNKISRHNYISDIIVIGGGASGLGAAVDAASRGFSVILLEQADFAKATSSRSTKLVHGGVRYLKQGDVQMVVEALHERGRLRKNAPQLVKDMRFIIGNYRWWEKPFYTVGLTLYDLLAGRLGLGRSLPLRKKTVMKEIPALKQIGLRGGVVYHDGQFDDARMAITLAQTAVDHGAVCLNYVKVTKLLKDGQGKLNGLTAVDQLSGEEYTVKSKVIINATGVFVDDIMKMDMPEAKKKVRPSQGVHLVVDSKFLGGNSALMIPKTKDGRVLFGVPWHNKVVLGTTDTPLNGATIEPRALDQEVDFILDQAGQYLGLKISRKDVLSVFAGLRPLAAPTHDDSKKTKEISRNHKIYVSKSGLLTITGGKWTTYRKMAEDIVNRAIEMGKLENKPCVTKELKVHGYKKDVDMGKWDYVYGSDSEKIHSLIKEDSTNSELLHKDFTFTKAHVIWAVREEMAQSVEDVLARRVRMLFLDARAAIETAPRVASIMAEELSKDKKWEENQIDKFTQLARNYILN, from the coding sequence GCTGGAGCAGGCTGATTTTGCCAAAGCTACTTCAAGCCGGAGCACAAAGTTGGTACATGGCGGGGTCCGTTACCTGAAACAGGGGGATGTTCAAATGGTCGTTGAAGCGCTTCATGAACGTGGCCGTTTACGGAAAAACGCCCCCCAGTTGGTCAAAGACATGCGTTTCATCATTGGAAATTATCGTTGGTGGGAAAAACCTTTTTATACGGTAGGTTTAACCTTGTATGATCTTTTGGCCGGAAGGCTGGGCCTGGGCCGTTCATTGCCACTTAGGAAAAAGACAGTCATGAAAGAAATTCCTGCCTTAAAACAAATCGGTTTGAGGGGAGGAGTAGTCTATCATGACGGACAATTTGATGATGCCCGCATGGCCATTACCCTTGCCCAGACAGCAGTTGACCACGGAGCCGTTTGTCTGAATTATGTGAAGGTTACTAAATTGTTGAAAGATGGACAGGGAAAATTGAACGGGCTAACTGCTGTGGATCAGTTAAGCGGTGAAGAATATACGGTCAAATCAAAGGTAATTATTAATGCTACCGGAGTTTTTGTAGATGATATCATGAAAATGGATATGCCTGAAGCAAAGAAAAAAGTACGTCCAAGCCAGGGGGTACATTTGGTGGTAGACAGCAAATTTCTCGGCGGAAATTCTGCACTGATGATTCCCAAAACCAAAGACGGACGTGTTCTGTTTGGGGTTCCCTGGCATAATAAAGTAGTGCTGGGTACTACCGATACTCCTTTAAATGGCGCTACCATCGAACCTCGTGCTTTGGATCAGGAGGTGGATTTTATTTTGGATCAGGCCGGGCAATATCTTGGACTGAAAATTTCACGTAAAGATGTATTGTCTGTTTTCGCAGGCCTGCGTCCTTTGGCTGCTCCTACCCACGATGATAGCAAGAAAACAAAAGAAATTTCCAGAAATCACAAGATATATGTATCTAAATCAGGTTTGTTGACTATAACCGGGGGAAAATGGACCACTTATCGTAAAATGGCCGAGGATATCGTCAATCGTGCCATAGAAATGGGCAAATTAGAAAATAAACCCTGCGTAACAAAAGAATTGAAGGTTCACGGTTATAAAAAAGATGTAGATATGGGAAAATGGGACTATGTTTACGGCAGTGACAGTGAAAAAATTCATTCCTTAATAAAAGAAGACAGCACCAATTCAGAGCTTCTTCACAAAGATTTTACTTTTACCAAGGCACATGTTATTTGGGCAGTCAGGGAAGAAATGGCCCAGTCGGTTGAAGATGTATTGGCCAGACGCGTGAGGATGCTTTTCCTGGATGCACGGGCTGCCATTGAAACAGCTCCCAGGGTTGCTTCTATTATGGCTGAAGAATTAAGTAAGGATAAGAAATGGGAAGAGAATCAAATTGATAAGTTTACTCAATTAGCTAGAAATTATATCTTAAATTAA
- a CDS encoding glycerophosphodiester phosphodiesterase family protein, with protein MMVKRKFVIYGVSVALFFLGSNLFSTSNVAAQSQKIYTLNINNNKDLHDYFSYKGDGTILVSGHRGGREKGYSENSLEGFKNVLNRMPAFFEIDPRLTKDSVIVLMHDATLDRTTTGKGRVSNYTYAQLQSFRLKDREGNVTPYSIPTLSEVIKWSKGKTVVNLDKKDVPMKMIVALIRKYHAENHVMLTVHTGAEARYYYDRFPNIMLSAFARTISEYEDLAISGVPWRNMIAYVGPTINSGNQKIVNLLHQKGVRCMVSFAPTHDTLATPELRQKAYKEEIEKHPDIIESDIPTEVWGVMKSK; from the coding sequence ATGATGGTAAAAAGAAAGTTTGTGATTTACGGAGTTTCCGTTGCCCTGTTTTTTTTAGGAAGTAATTTGTTCAGTACCTCAAATGTTGCTGCACAATCTCAAAAGATTTATACTTTAAATATTAATAATAACAAAGACCTTCATGATTATTTCAGCTACAAAGGTGATGGAACTATTCTGGTTAGCGGACATAGAGGTGGCAGAGAAAAAGGATATTCTGAAAACAGCCTTGAAGGATTTAAAAATGTATTAAATAGGATGCCTGCCTTTTTTGAAATTGATCCCAGGCTTACTAAAGACAGTGTCATTGTTTTGATGCATGATGCAACCCTGGATAGAACAACAACCGGGAAGGGCCGTGTTTCCAATTACACCTATGCCCAACTTCAATCTTTCCGACTAAAGGACAGGGAAGGGAATGTTACCCCTTATTCTATTCCGACTCTATCTGAGGTAATAAAATGGAGTAAGGGCAAGACGGTGGTCAATCTGGACAAAAAGGACGTTCCTATGAAAATGATTGTTGCACTGATCCGGAAATATCATGCCGAAAATCATGTAATGCTTACCGTACATACAGGTGCTGAAGCCAGGTATTATTACGACCGTTTCCCAAATATCATGTTATCTGCTTTTGCCAGAACCATAAGTGAATATGAAGATCTGGCTATTTCCGGGGTACCCTGGAGAAACATGATAGCCTATGTTGGCCCTACAATCAATTCAGGAAATCAAAAAATAGTGAATCTTTTACACCAAAAAGGAGTAAGGTGTATGGTTTCCTTTGCCCCTACTCATGATACCCTGGCAACGCCCGAGCTAAGACAAAAAGCTTATAAAGAAGAGATTGAAAAGCATCCCGATATTATCGAGTCTGACATTCCTACTGAGGTTTGGGGAGTGATGAAGTCTAAGTAA
- a CDS encoding sn-glycerol-1-phosphate dehydrogenase, whose amino-acid sequence MSRVEKALKAASDTRDLIVGSGVIKEVADLFRKQFPGKKAIVIADTTTYSVAGKTVSERLKSAGIEQEAPFIFTDPDLYAEYSYIDQLVAALKNHDAIPVAVGSGTINDLTKLSSHLAGRRYMCVATAASMDGYTSFGASITANGAKQTFSCPAPQACLADIDIISKAPEKMTASGYADLFAKVTAGADWILADALGVEPVDPTAWSIVQDGLQDALSDPKGVHSGNPESISALIEGLMLGGFAMQWAKSSRPASGAEHQFSHLWNMEHHLNHGEHVSHGFQVSIGMLSITAFYEQVLKTPMERLDIDACCKNWPLPEESDAEALKMFTGTDFPNIGLQETKAKYISREKLAIQLATLKANWAEIQARLSEQLLPYAQVKEWLQEVGAPVEPEEIGISRGRLRETFVRSQYIRRRFTVLDLAVRTGYMNTWLDGLFQKGGIWEIK is encoded by the coding sequence ATGTCCAGAGTTGAAAAAGCATTAAAAGCAGCGAGTGATACGCGTGATCTTATTGTAGGATCCGGAGTCATTAAGGAGGTTGCCGATTTGTTCAGAAAACAATTTCCCGGGAAGAAAGCAATTGTAATAGCCGATACTACAACTTATTCAGTGGCCGGTAAAACGGTTTCAGAAAGATTAAAATCTGCAGGTATTGAACAGGAAGCTCCGTTCATATTTACCGATCCTGATCTTTATGCTGAGTATTCCTATATAGATCAATTGGTCGCTGCATTGAAAAATCATGATGCAATACCTGTAGCCGTTGGTTCGGGAACAATTAATGATTTAACAAAATTGTCTTCACATCTTGCCGGAAGGCGTTATATGTGTGTGGCAACGGCAGCATCGATGGATGGATACACCTCTTTCGGGGCTTCTATTACTGCCAATGGGGCAAAACAGACGTTTAGTTGTCCGGCTCCACAGGCTTGCCTGGCCGATATAGATATTATCAGCAAAGCTCCCGAAAAGATGACTGCTTCCGGCTATGCCGACTTGTTTGCAAAAGTTACTGCCGGGGCAGACTGGATTCTGGCCGATGCCCTTGGAGTTGAACCTGTTGACCCAACTGCCTGGAGCATTGTTCAGGATGGTTTGCAGGATGCTTTATCTGACCCGAAAGGAGTACATTCCGGAAATCCCGAGTCAATTTCTGCCTTGATTGAAGGCCTGATGCTAGGAGGATTTGCCATGCAGTGGGCTAAATCAAGCCGTCCTGCCTCCGGAGCGGAACACCAGTTTAGCCATTTGTGGAACATGGAGCATCATTTGAATCATGGAGAACACGTTTCTCACGGTTTTCAGGTGAGTATTGGCATGCTTTCCATTACAGCTTTTTATGAGCAGGTTTTAAAAACCCCCATGGAACGGCTTGATATAGATGCCTGCTGTAAAAATTGGCCTTTGCCGGAAGAATCAGATGCAGAAGCCCTGAAAATGTTTACTGGGACTGATTTCCCAAATATAGGTTTGCAGGAAACCAAGGCTAAATATATTTCCCGTGAAAAACTGGCTATTCAGCTGGCTACCCTTAAAGCAAATTGGGCAGAAATTCAGGCCCGTTTGTCTGAACAATTGTTGCCCTATGCACAAGTAAAAGAATGGCTTCAGGAAGTTGGAGCTCCTGTCGAACCTGAAGAGATTGGCATATCCCGTGGGCGTTTGCGGGAAACATTTGTCCGTTCTCAGTATATCCGCCGGCGCTTCACTGTTCTTGACCTGGCTGTACGTACAGGATATATGAATACCTGGTTGGACGGATTATTCCAGAAGGGCGGAATTTGGGAAATAAAGTAA